The Tachysurus fulvidraco isolate hzauxx_2018 chromosome 26, HZAU_PFXX_2.0, whole genome shotgun sequence genome segment GGGGTTGGAATGATCTGGACTGTACTTCACTACACTCCTTTGTCTGTTTTGATGGTAAGACTTTACATATTGCTCACTATTATTTTATCAGTAGAAAATATTGTTtcgtaataaaaaaaattgtgtgtattCATGCTCACTGTAGTGATTGTAGTGGCACGGATATTATGACAGAACAAATTTCAGATTTGCCTtcgtaaatgtttacatttcagacacataatatttatttgatCAGTCTACCAGGTCTACATGTGTGCCATGTTCTTGCTGTTCTCTTGAGAGTTTTAATGTTGTAATCTGTAtagctttttatttgtaaacGTATTGAAATTGCCTGAATATTCATGTTcatcatgtgtttttattctcaCAGTCAGTAAAACTGGAAATCAGaggtacatttatatttctactACTATGACATGGCTTGACGCTCAGACTTACTGTAGGCAGCATAACACAGACTTGGCCAGCTCGAGAAATGCAACTGAAGAATCAGTGATACAGGGACTGACCTCTGGCTGGACTTGGTTTGGTCTGTTCAGAGACTCCTGGAAGTGGACAGACCAAACTAACTTCTCTACCATCAGCTGGATGTCTGGAAAACCAGATAATGCCCTGAAGAATGAAAACTGTGGTTATATAAATAACAGTCAGGCTGTTGATGCTCAGTGCTCAGACATAATGCCTTTCTTTTGTTACGCAGGTGAGTTAATGATTTATTCAGTCTTATATTTAGACATTTAATTAAACTGAGGTCAGAATGATAGTTTaattgtgtgtcattgtgtttcTGCATTTAGAAATCACAGGACAACAACAAATACTAAGAGTGAAGGTCCAATCCAAAGAGGATGTGAATGATCCTGCAGTGATGACGGCCATCTTGGAGCAGGTGGGTCTCATCCTCCATAAGacttataatgtatattttcattattcattaaacTCTGACACATAAACTGTattgtatttagatttaaaatgttgtattCAGTTTCTGTATCATTTTCTACAAGATAATCCTGCtttgtttaataatataattttattctgttcttcagATCAAAGAGAAACTGAAGGATCTTTTGAAGACACagaacatcacagtgaaatggcGAAAACAACCAGATGGAGTTGTGTTTAACAagctgaaaggaaaaaatatactACCGTAGAAGATTAAAGTGTGATCTCTAAATCTAAATTCTTTTAAAGTTCTCTTTATATTGATTTTGGAATATCTGTTTAGTTTTTATATGCATTTTAGCATAATAAGAATCTGATGTTAAATCTCTTTCTATAATTAATGTGTAGTTTGAGATTCTATTATGAAACACACTAACTGTACATTATAATAAGGTCTTTGGATAACATCTTAGGTGTAAGCAGATCCCTTGACATCATGTGTAATATTATTCTTATACTTGTATGATACTTTagcactgtatttatttattgatttattaatgttacttatttatctatttattaaaaatatacattcatCACTGTTTCTGTGTCCTTGTGttgcaaaaatgtttgtttctaCACTCTCAGTTCTTCATTTAGAGAAAAGTCATGCCTACAGATATGTACAGGTTGGTGTGAatgactggccagcaaactcacctgacctgaaccccatagagaatctatgagctattgtcaagaggaaaatgagaaacgaGACCAAAAAAATCTCCTCCATGCCAAACTGAGGCAGTAATTAGAGCAAATAGACCCAAACCGAGTTTgagtacatgtacagtaaatgaagaAACTgtccagaaggccaacaattcactaaaaatatttttaatggtcTTATAGAGTATTCTAATTTTTTGTGATAATgtattggtgggtttttgttaaatgtgagccaaaatcatcacaattaaaagaaacaaagactTAAACTATTTCAGTCTGtgttactgaatttatatactACATCAGTTTCACTAtttttgagttgaattactgaaagaaatgaacttttccacaacattctaatttattgagacgTACCTGTATATGCACTTGATATTCAGTTGTAGTGTAGAAGATTCAGGAATGAATAACATATGATAATAATGTGtcatcataaatatatataaatcaacTGTATTGTGTTGAATATGAAAAGTTTATTCTGATGAAGCACATTATAACTTAATAAAACCTTTAGCTTGAGACAAAGTTAAAGGATTTAAGTGATTACAGAACATGTAAACATGTATACATGTAACTCTATACTTTGCTTTAACACAAATTCAAGGGTGATGCAGCAGCAGATATCATACTGATACCAGCTGCattcttttgttatttcagttgaaACAGGCCATCGTTtgtaagtttatttgtttattttatattattcttgtttaaaaaattattttaactacatttaaaaaagaagattTGCTGTACATTTAACAAAGATGATTATCATTGGAATTAACGCTGAAATCTGTTTAGTCATAAAAGTTACCTTCATTTCTAGTttttacttacagtatgtattttagttaaacagaaaataacatctttctttctttctttctttctttctttctttctttctttctttctttctttctttctttccttattttctctctctctcagttttgCACTTAGTTCTCCTAATCCAAACCCAACAGGATTTCTTGGTTGCCCAGTTCCACTTCACGATATACAGCTGTAGAGAGGacattataattaataacactCTGTTGTCACCCAGACGAGGATGAGTTTCCTTtttgttcctctcaaggtttattCCTAATATCGTCTCATGAAGTCTTTTTTTACTACCATTGCCTCAGGCATGTTCAGATTACCATTGCCTCAGGCAGGTATTTCGAATCACATCACAAATTATTATGTATCTGTAAATTTGCTGTGACACAATGTATGTGCACCTGAATATAATGACTACCTCTGACCATTAAGCCATCTTATACAGTACACGTAGTGTTGTATCCTgacaaaattaaaacaatacTGAGTTTAAAATTGCTTTCTTAATGTTAGGGATTAGCGCAGATCCGTGATGGATCTGCGCAGATTTatggccatgtgcatttgtgtttgtttatgtcacgtgattgccctgTCTTTATCTgttcctcccggtcatcacacctgttccccattgtgtgtgattgtccgtgtcgctatatatttgagccgcgttgcattaggcagcgcAGCTTCATTGAATATATTGATTGTTCCCTGTGTAGCATGgtatatgtttgtcttcctaatgtattaaacccctttcatttgaagctatcctgcgtacgggtctgtcacCGCACCACCTCCGTCCGGGGACCTGACACTTAAGGTCCATCATTGAGTTTCTTTCACATAGAATATAGACATGTTATTGTCACATGACCTATTTATGTGAACTAATGCACTAAACCTTTAAGCCCTTACAATAATAGTGAGGAGACACACAGATGTCCAGAATGTCACGTCCCACACCGACATTGCACATGCATTCCGccttctttttcccttttggaGCCTCTTGTGGATTTTATatccttacatttacatttacagcatttgacagacgcccttatccagagcgacgtacataagtgcttaaatctctaacattgaatacattaatgctggttcactaggttacatacttaagataccatgactttaaaacatttgttcaaagttacaatgaaaaagtgtcaaacgttttttttttggttttttttttaatgaaaaagataaggaaagaagtgctagttgaagtgtttcctgaataagtaggtcttcaaccgccgcttgaaaatagccagtgactcagctgtccggaccttgaggggaagttcattccaccaccttggtgccagaacagagacgagtcttgtagtatacttgcctcttaccctgagagattaTGGAaacagttgagcagtgctggtagatcggaggttgcggggtgcagtgcgaggaatgatgagggctttgaggtaagagggagctggtccatttttggctttgtaggccagcatcagtgttttgaattggatacgtgcagctaccggaagccagtggagggatcgcagcagcgggggggtgtgcgagaactttggcaggttgaaaacaagccgggcagctgcattttggatcatttgcagaggacggattgcgttcataggtagaccttccagcagtgtgttacagtaatccagtctagaaatgacaagagactgaacaagtacttgAGCAGTCtctgtggacaaaaatggccgaatccttctaatgtt includes the following:
- the LOC113638272 gene encoding putative C-type lectin domain family 20 member A — protein: MEQRLFILLIFTGFIPLILSISRQYYLIQQGKTWSDAQAYCRATYTDLAIIDSNDNMVRLQNEAQRQQFSSSAWIGLYNPINSWRWSMGNEPLGTTWWYSGQPNNIVGHDECGAIGPWGWNDLDCTSLHSFVCFDVSKTGNQRYIYISTTMTWLDAQTYCRQHNTDLASSRNATEESVIQGLTSGWTWFGLFRDSWKWTDQTNFSTISWMSGKPDNALKNENCGYINNSQAVDAQCSDIMPFFCYAEITGQQQILRVKVQSKEDVNDPAVMTAILEQIKEKLKDLLKTQNITVKWRKQPDGVVFNKLKGKNILP